The genomic stretch CGGGGCGGCGCATCAATGCCGTGCCGATCCCCACCCTGTTGCAGGGCAGGAACGGCGTTTCCAACTTCATTCCGGTCGCCCGCATCAGCGATATGCTGCTCAATCCCGGCGAGACCTATCACTATGACGGCCGCGAGATGACCTATCCCGATATCAGGCTGGTCTATTGGGCGGGCGGTAATCCGTTCCACCATCAGGACCTGAACCGGCTGCGCTCGGCGCTGGCGAGGCCGCAAACCATCATCGTGCTGCCGGCGACGATGACGCTGGAGCGCGAGGATATCGGCGCAGCGGGGACCGATCCGAGACTGATTGCCATGCGTAGGCTTGCGCCGGCGGTCGGCATGTCGCGCGACGACTACGCAATATTCGCCGATCTTTCGCGGCTGATGGGCAGCGAGGATGCCTTTACCGAAGGGCGTGACGCGCGTGAATGGCTGGCGCATCTCTACGAGCCGACGCGCATGGCGCTGGCGGAACGGGGATGGGACGCGCCGGATTTTGAGAGCTTCTGGGAGAGGGGTGAGCTTACCCTGCCTTCGGCGCCCGATGACGGCGGCATGCTGCGGGCATTCCGCCAGAACCCCCAAAGTGCGCACTTGCCGACGCCGAGCGGCCGTATAGAAATATTCTCCCGCACGATCGCCGATTTCGGCTATGACGATTGTCCGGGGCATCCGGTCTGGCTTGCGCCAGACGAAGTGCCCAACGAGGCGGCGCCTCTCGTGTTGATAGCCAACCAGCCGTCGACACGGCTGCACAGCCAGCTCGATTTCGGCGCCTACAGTCAGTCTTCGAAGGTCAGGGGCCGGGAGCCGGCGCGCCTCAATCCGCAGGATGCGGCGCAGCAGGGCATTCGCGACGGTGATATCGTACGGATCTTCAACGGTCGCGGCGCTTGCCTTGCCGGTGCGGTGCTGAGGGACGGCGTGATGGCGGGCATCGTCAATCTTTCGACCGGCGCCTGGTTCGATCCCTTGGATGTCGGCGATGGATCGCTCGGATGCGGCCACGGAAACCCGAACATCCTGACCCGCGACATCGGCACGTCGAAGCTGGCGCAAGGATGCTGCGGTCAGGTAACCGTGGTGGAGGTCAGCCGCTATGATGGCGAACTCCCGCCCGTCCGGGCTTACGATCCCCCGTCCACCGAATTGGCCACAGTCCGGACAGCATAGGCGCGGCTTCAGACCTGTCTCGGGTTGCCTTACCACCCAAATAACAGGGAAGGATCCCAGCGGTGTCGGGATATTGATGTCCTTCCAGCCGCATGCCGTCATTCTCGCCTAAGGTGAAACGACTGTCAGCTAGTCGGAGAAAGCAATCGGGACCAGATGGTCCGCTTCCGGCCCCGAAGTGGTCGTCAGTGGATACAGCGGAGATCATTTCCGCTTCCCCTCCCCGGGGGGGAGGAAGAGAGACGCAACTTCCTCAACCCTGCCACTAGGCAGGCCGTTGCCGTTGCTGCTTGGTCGCCCTTCGGGTGCTTGCGGTCGCGGCACCTGCACGATTTATCTGAGAGCGGAAAGAAGATAGGCGAAGGAGTGGCTGAGTTCTCTAGCCGGATCAGCCGATGCGTGGACGGCCGGTGAGAAGGCTTCATAGGAGAAGGCGCCTGCATAACCTTGCGCCATCAGATTCTGCATCTGAGCGAGGTTGGCCAGCTGGTCTTCCTCATCGATCAATTTGCGGTGCTCGTCACGCATCTCTTCGGCTGTGAGCTGCTGCTCCGACATACCGGAGACGTGCACAATGCCCGTGTATTCTGGAAAGAACTCGCGTTCTGCGGCGAGGTGATGGTGGAAGGTATCATGGACTAGACGGAAGTACTTTTCGCCCCCTACTGCTTCGATCGCCTCCAAAGCTTCGCGCTTGTATCGCAGCGAGGAGGTTATGAAACCGAGCGGCTCGATCAGTGCGCGAATGCCGGCCTCGGCCACCATTGGCAGGATGGCGGCGAGGGAGGTCCTTAGATGAACTGCGCGCTCGTTCGAACTATAGGCTGGCGCATCGTTTCGGGGGATGAGGCTGATGCTTTCCGCCCCGCTTCTTTCCGCTCTTGCGATGAGCGAGCGAACCTTGTCCGCCATCTCGGGACTCCAGGCGTTGAAGCCGTACACCTCAGAGAGACCCAGAAGGCGGACGTCTCTTTCGCGGGCATAGGCGCCGATTGCGGCCGGATCTTCTCCATCGAAGAATGGGCGGTGGCTGAGCTTCTTCTCGATGAGATCATTACGTAGTTCGACACCGACGCAGCCTAGCTCCGCGGCTAGATCGATCAGGCGCCTACAAGTGAGGTGAGGTGCAGTTATATGGTTCAGCGCGAATTGAATAGACATTCTCATCTTTAGCTTCCCGGTATGAGTAGACCATAGACCGCGGCTGCAATGACCCGTCAATCGAAGATGCTGCCGATCCTGCAGTAAGGAGATCTGAAATGGCTCGAGAGGATAGAATTTGTCATCCACAGGCTCTCAGGCACATGCAGATCGAACGGTAGGAAGAGCTGTCCAAGCGTGAACGCCCATTCGCTCCGGTGTCGTCACAAGCTCACGCCAGACTCGCCGGCACTGGCACGGATGTCGATCTCGACACCCGAGACGTTATCGAAAAAGATCGCTAGGGGGGCTGCTCCGACGTCAGGCGGACTCTTCGGCCTCTACGTCACGCACGGCGGGATGGATGGGACCATGAGGGCACTGCGGGAGAGCACGTGGCGATACTGATCTTTTGTATGAGTGATGACGATTTGTTCGAACTCTTCTATGGCGGTTGATGACACAACGCTGATAGATAATATCGCGCATTGGATGCAGGGGGCCTGCGGCTAGGG from Pseudorhizobium banfieldiae encodes the following:
- a CDS encoding molybdopterin dinucleotide binding domain-containing protein; translated protein: MALRLVREGRHGAEGVFGGSYGWSSAGRFHHAQSQIHRFLNIALGGYVRSVNSYSAGASAVILPWILGPFEAMSRNNVTWSQIEAETDVVLAFGGMALKNSNVASGGVTTHIERGAMARAAARGCRFHLFSPLRDDFPPEAGAIWHPIRPGTDVAVMLGLCNTMLAEGLHDVEFLEQYCTGFDVFSAYLAGGEDGQPKTAEWASGISGVPAQSIVRLAREMTAGRSLVTVAHALQRARFGEQPVWAGAALAAMAGQIGLPGGGYNYALGTMGHTGRRINAVPIPTLLQGRNGVSNFIPVARISDMLLNPGETYHYDGREMTYPDIRLVYWAGGNPFHHQDLNRLRSALARPQTIIVLPATMTLEREDIGAAGTDPRLIAMRRLAPAVGMSRDDYAIFADLSRLMGSEDAFTEGRDAREWLAHLYEPTRMALAERGWDAPDFESFWERGELTLPSAPDDGGMLRAFRQNPQSAHLPTPSGRIEIFSRTIADFGYDDCPGHPVWLAPDEVPNEAAPLVLIANQPSTRLHSQLDFGAYSQSSKVRGREPARLNPQDAAQQGIRDGDIVRIFNGRGACLAGAVLRDGVMAGIVNLSTGAWFDPLDVGDGSLGCGHGNPNILTRDIGTSKLAQGCCGQVTVVEVSRYDGELPPVRAYDPPSTELATVRTA
- a CDS encoding TIM barrel protein; this encodes MSIQFALNHITAPHLTCRRLIDLAAELGCVGVELRNDLIEKKLSHRPFFDGEDPAAIGAYARERDVRLLGLSEVYGFNAWSPEMADKVRSLIARAERSGAESISLIPRNDAPAYSSNERAVHLRTSLAAILPMVAEAGIRALIEPLGFITSSLRYKREALEAIEAVGGEKYFRLVHDTFHHHLAAEREFFPEYTGIVHVSGMSEQQLTAEEMRDEHRKLIDEEDQLANLAQMQNLMAQGYAGAFSYEAFSPAVHASADPARELSHSFAYLLSALR